Proteins from one Oncorhynchus masou masou isolate Uvic2021 chromosome 12, UVic_Omas_1.1, whole genome shotgun sequence genomic window:
- the nccrp1 gene encoding F-box only protein 50 gives MATNEWKKRCETEWNIKGISMPDGVDWKFVYEAKPFGRNLLRNPAPHGVSQDSPPPERELTEFPPEGPPRSEPEGDYTGWTTSREDLGYDASGVPPGVTICYLPNYSWFTLEQRVDLKAEGVWDELLDGFQPDIVIKDWYEESQLHESIYQLRVRLLGTDGQTVISEYIMSPTEELSEYSHNWKEVSHVFSDYGPGVRYVHFLHRLKNKFMVEFFPTLVTGSTVLVKPSKSSQ, from the exons ATGGCGACCAATGAATGGAAAAAAAGATGCGAGACAGAGTGGAATATCAAAGGCATTTCGATGCCCGATGGAGTGGATTGGAAGTTCGTCTACGAAGCGAAGCCGTTCGGTCGAAATTTGTTGAGGAATCCTGCGCCTCACG GTGTGAGTCAGGACTCCCCTCCTCCGGAGCGTGAACTGACAGAGTTTCCTCCAGAAGGACCTCCTCGCTCTGAACCTGAGG GTGACTATACTGGCTGGACCACCAGCAGAGAGGACCTTGGTTATGATGCCAGCGGCGTACCACCAGGGGTCACCATCTGTTACCTGCCTAACTACAG CTGGTTTACCTTGGAGCAAAGAGTGGACCTAAAGGCTGAGGGAGTATGGGACGAGCTTTTGGATGGTTTCCAACCTGACATCGTCATCAAAGACTG GTATGAGGAGAGCCAACTGCACGAGTCCATCTACCAGCTGCGGGTGAGGTTGCTggggacagatggacagacggtCATCTCTGAATACATAATGAGCCCTACTGAGGAGCTTAGTGAATACTCCCACAACTGGAAAGAG GTGTCCCATGTGTTCTCAGACTACGGGCCTGGGGTAAGGTATGTCCACTTCCTCCATAGACTGAAGAACAAGTTCATGGTGGAGTTCTTCCCCACCCTGGTCACAGGAAGTACTGTCCTTGTCAAGCCAAGCAAATCCAGCCAATAG